The DNA window TCTTTAACTGGGACAGAATCCGTAAAGCACTGAGTGCCGGCAAGTACAAGACTATTAACGGAGTGAAGGTAATAGACGGCAGAAGGGGCAAGTCCGACATAGTGCTACGCATTCCGATTCCTAAGAATCCTCACGGCGTAAATGTCACCCCTGACGGTAAGTATGCCATATGCTCTGGAAAAGTATCGCCCACGTGTTCGGTTATAGACATAGCTAAGCTGGATGATGCGTTTAACGGTAAAATCAAACCGGAGGAGTGTGTCGTTGCTCAGCCCTACATTGGGCTTGGGCCGCTTCACACCACATTTGACGGCAGAGGGAATGCCATCACCTCCGTGTTTATAGACAGCACAAACGTCAAGTGGAACATCCAGAAGGCAATTGAGGCAGAGAAGAAGGGCGCTGAGGAAAAAAAGAAAAACGCACACATCGTTGACGTCCTTGACGTGCACTACCAGGTGGGACACATAGAGGCCTCGATGGCTGAAACAAAAGAGGCTGACGGTAAATGGCTCGTGTCTTTGAATAAGTTTTCAAAAGACAGATTCCTAAACGTAGGGCCTGCTAAAAACGAGTGTGAACAGCTTGTTGATATATCAGGTGAAAAGCTGAGACTTGTCCATGACTCTTCAGCCTACATAGAGCCCCATGACTGTATAATCGTAAGAAGAGACATAGTGGAAAAAGCCGTAAAAGACAGATACAACATGTCTGAGCATCCGCTTGCTGTAACAAAAAGCGGTGTGGAAAGAAAAGGAAACAAGGTCACTGTAAAGGTTACGGCAAATGCGCCTGTGTATGGTCTGCAGGAGGTTAAACTCAAAAAGGGTGACGAGGTGACAGTCATTGTTACAAACAATGACGAAATTGCCGACCTTGGACATGGGTTTGCACTGTCTGACCACAACATCAACTTTAGCGTGGCTCCGTTTCAGACCAAATCAGTAACATTTAAAGCTGATAAGCCGGGCGTCTATTGGGCATACTGTACGAATTTCTGCCATGCACTTCACCTTGAGATGAGAATGAGGTTTATAATTACTTAGAAACATATAACCTATAACAAGAGTAATCTCAGGCGGCATATACCGCCTGAGATTATAAATAAAGGGGTTTAACAGTGAAAGTCAAACAAGTTAGAAAAAAAGCGGCAGCAATGGCAGTGTTTATAATGGTTTTTTCATATTCGGTGGCGTATCCAGGGAGTTGGTCATATTTAGAGCACAGGTATGAATCTAAGCCCGGCGATGTATTAAAGGCAGATAGATTTGTACAAAAAGACCGCTACCTTGAAGGATTTTTGAGCGGTAAACTTGTGGGTTATGTGATTAACTCAAAGGACTGGGCTTCTAACCACGTTGGGTACTCCGGCAAGCACATTGAAACCCTGGTAGGAATGGATACGGCGGGAAATCTGACTGGTGTTAAGGTGCTTTATCACTCTGAGCCTATAGTGCTGATAGGGCTGAAAGAGGATAACTTAAATAATTTTATAGCCCAGTATGCCGGTAAGAGCGTTATAAAGGGCTTATCTCTTGGCAACGATATAAAGATGGATGCGCTAACCGGAGCCACCGTTACCGCTGAGGTAGAAAACGCAATAATATTGGAATCGGCAAAGAAGGTTGCCGCGGCAGCCGGTTTGATTAAATATAGTGACAAAAAAGGTAAGA is part of the Nitrospirota bacterium genome and encodes:
- a CDS encoding nitrous-oxide reductase, which encodes MSFDRRSFLKYLGVAGASVGAGIVALENITKDSVQNTLLSTTEAHAETKNVGTQSNEVKPGELDSYYGFWSGGHSGEVRILGLPSMRELKRIPVFNVDVGSGYGITNESKALLRGRFCGDTHHVHGTYKDGTYVAKYLFVNDKLNNRVARIRMDYMEVDKIVDVPNIQGMHGLFTQRAPKTEWVVCNGEFQVPVPNASSTDPNNYYGIHAIIDAEKMEVVCQIMTEENMDLAATDYAGKYSLATSYNVERGVTISEMLSADNDALLVFNWDRIRKALSAGKYKTINGVKVIDGRRGKSDIVLRIPIPKNPHGVNVTPDGKYAICSGKVSPTCSVIDIAKLDDAFNGKIKPEECVVAQPYIGLGPLHTTFDGRGNAITSVFIDSTNVKWNIQKAIEAEKKGAEEKKKNAHIVDVLDVHYQVGHIEASMAETKEADGKWLVSLNKFSKDRFLNVGPAKNECEQLVDISGEKLRLVHDSSAYIEPHDCIIVRRDIVEKAVKDRYNMSEHPLAVTKSGVERKGNKVTVKVTANAPVYGLQEVKLKKGDEVTVIVTNNDEIADLGHGFALSDHNINFSVAPFQTKSVTFKADKPGVYWAYCTNFCHALHLEMRMRFIIT
- a CDS encoding FMN-binding protein gives rise to the protein MKVKQVRKKAAAMAVFIMVFSYSVAYPGSWSYLEHRYESKPGDVLKADRFVQKDRYLEGFLSGKLVGYVINSKDWASNHVGYSGKHIETLVGMDTAGNLTGVKVLYHSEPIVLIGLKEDNLNNFIAQYAGKSVIKGLSLGNDIKMDALTGATVTAEVENAIILESAKKVAAAAGLIKYSDKKGKKISQKFEAMGFSELVASGGVKNLIITSKDMGIESKEAYLDLYFGVVSAPTIGKNILGEKTFNEVMSTLKEGETPIFIVSRGQGSFKGSGFVRGGVFERFSIEQGSRTYVFTDKDYSILTELSAKGAPAIKEGGVFIIRAKDFDPTVPFKLKLMVSLREGATKKFHATAADYALADRFTE